One Tursiops truncatus isolate mTurTru1 chromosome 3, mTurTru1.mat.Y, whole genome shotgun sequence DNA segment encodes these proteins:
- the PDLIM7 gene encoding PDZ and LIM domain protein 7 isoform X5, with product MDSFKVVLEGPAPWGFRLQGGKDFNVPLSISRLTPGGKAAQAGVAVGDWVLSIDGENAGGLTHIEAQNKIRACGERLSLGLSRAQPPQSKPQKALAPAADPPRYTFAPSASLNKTARPFGAPQPADGAPQQNGQPLRPLVPDASKQRLMEDTEDWRPRPGTGQSRSFRILAHLTGTEFMQDPDEEHLKKSREKYVLELQSPRYTRLRDWHHQRSAHVLNVQS from the exons ATGGATTCCTTCAAGGTGGTGCTAGAGGGGCCAGCACCTTGGGGCTTCCGGCTGCAGGGGGGCAAGGACTTCAATGTGCCCCTCTCCATCTCCCGG CTCACTCCTGGAGGTAAAGCTGCGCAGGCCGGCGTGGCCGTGGGCGACTGGGTGCTGAGTATCGATGGTGAGAATGCGGGGGGCCTCACACACATCGAAGCCCAGAACAAGATCCGTGCCTGTGGGGAGCGCCTCAGCCTGGGTCTCAGCAG gGCCCAGCCGCCTCAGAGCAAACCGCAGAAG GCCCTGGCCCCAGCCGCGGACCCCCCGCGGTACACCTTTGCACCCAGCGCCTCCCTCAACAAGACGGCCCGGCCCTTCGGGGCCCCCCAGCCCGCTGACGGCGCCCCGCAGCAGAATGG ACAGCCGCTCCGACCGCTGGTCCCAGATGCCAGCAAGCAGCGGCTGATGGAGGACACGGAGGACTGGCGGCCGAGGCCTGGGACAGGCCAGTCCCGTTCCTTCCGCATTCTCGCCCACCTCACGGGCACCGAGTTCA TGCAAGACCCGGATGAGGAGCATCTGAAGAAATCAAG gGAAAAGTATGTCCTGGAGCTGCAGAGCCCACGCTACACCCGCCTCCGGGACTGGCACCACCAGCGCTCTGCCCACGTGCTCAACGTGCAGTCGTAG
- the PDLIM7 gene encoding PDZ and LIM domain protein 7 isoform X3 yields MDSFKVVLEGPAPWGFRLQGGKDFNVPLSISRLTPGGKAAQAGVAVGDWVLSIDGENAGGLTHIEAQNKIRACGERLSLGLSRAQPPQSKPQKTAAPTAGPRCQQAAADGGHGGLAAEAWDRPVPFLPHSRPPHGHRVHQVPRTEAPAPASATPQEPWPGPTTPSPTSRPPWAVDPAFAERYAPDKTSTVLTRHTQPATPTPMQNRTSIVQAASGGGPGGGGGSNGKTPVCHQCHKVIRGRYLVALGHAYHPEEFVCSQCGKVLEEGGFFEEKGAIFCPPCYDVRYAPSCAKCKKKITGEIMHALKMTWHVHCFTCAACKTPIRNRAFYMEEGAPYCERDYEKMFGTKCRGCDFKIDAGDRFLEALGFSWHDTCFVCAICQINLEGKTFYSKKDKPLCKSHAFSHV; encoded by the exons ATGGATTCCTTCAAGGTGGTGCTAGAGGGGCCAGCACCTTGGGGCTTCCGGCTGCAGGGGGGCAAGGACTTCAATGTGCCCCTCTCCATCTCCCGG CTCACTCCTGGAGGTAAAGCTGCGCAGGCCGGCGTGGCCGTGGGCGACTGGGTGCTGAGTATCGATGGTGAGAATGCGGGGGGCCTCACACACATCGAAGCCCAGAACAAGATCCGTGCCTGTGGGGAGCGCCTCAGCCTGGGTCTCAGCAG gGCCCAGCCGCCTCAGAGCAAACCGCAGAAG ACAGCCGCTCCGACCGCTGGTCCCAGATGCCAGCAAGCAGCGGCTGATGGAGGACACGGAGGACTGGCGGCCGAGGCCTGGGACAGGCCAGTCCCGTTCCTTCCGCATTCTCGCCCACCTCACGGGCACCGAGTTCA CCAGGTGCCCAGGACAgaagccccagccccagcttcaGCTACACCCCAGGAACCCTGGCCTG GCCctaccacccccagccccaccagccgcccgccctgggctgtgGACCCTGCATTCGCCGAGCGCTACGCCCCGGACAAGACCAGCACGGTGCTGACCCGGCACACCCAGCCAGCCACACCCACGCCCATGCAGAACCGCACCTCCATTGTGCAAGCTGCCTCTGGAGGGGGCCCTGGAGGCGGCGGTGGCAGCAATGGCAAGACTCCCGTGTGCCACCAGTGCCACAAGGTCATCCG GGGCCGCTACCTGGTGGCGCTGGGCCACGCATACCACCCCGAGGAGTTTGTGTGCAGTCAGTGTGGGAAGGTCCTGGAAGAGGGTGGCTTCTTCGAGGAAAAGGGCGCCATCTTCTGCCCGCCCTGCTATGACGTGCGCTATGCACCCAGCTGTGCCAAATGCAAGAAGAAGATCACTGGC GAGATCATGCACGCCCTGAAGATGACCTGGCACGTGCATTGCTTCACCTGTGCGGCCTGCAAGACACCCATTCGGAATAGGGCCTTCTATATGGAGGAGGGGGCCCCCTACTGCGAGCGAG ACTATGAGAAGATGTTTGGCACAAAATGCCGAGGCTGTGACTTCAAGATCGATGCCGGGGACCGCTTCCTGGAGGCGCTGGGCTTCAGCTGGCACGATACATGCTTCGTGTGCGCG ATATGTCAGATCAACCTGGAAGGAAAGACTTTCTACTCCAAGAAGGACAAGCCCCTTTGCAAGAGCCACGCCTTCTCCCACGTGTGA
- the PDLIM7 gene encoding PDZ and LIM domain protein 7 isoform X2, whose translation MDSFKVVLEGPAPWGFRLQGGKDFNVPLSISRLTPGGKAAQAGVAVGDWVLSIDGENAGGLTHIEAQNKIRACGERLSLGLSRAQPPQSKPQKVQTPDKQPLRPLVPDASKQRLMEDTEDWRPRPGTGQSRSFRILAHLTGTEFMQDPDEEHLKKSSQVPRTEAPAPASATPQEPWPGPTTPSPTSRPPWAVDPAFAERYAPDKTSTVLTRHTQPATPTPMQNRTSIVQAASGGGPGGGGGSNGKTPVCHQCHKVIRGRYLVALGHAYHPEEFVCSQCGKVLEEGGFFEEKGAIFCPPCYDVRYAPSCAKCKKKITGEIMHALKMTWHVHCFTCAACKTPIRNRAFYMEEGAPYCERDYEKMFGTKCRGCDFKIDAGDRFLEALGFSWHDTCFVCAICQINLEGKTFYSKKDKPLCKSHAFSHV comes from the exons ATGGATTCCTTCAAGGTGGTGCTAGAGGGGCCAGCACCTTGGGGCTTCCGGCTGCAGGGGGGCAAGGACTTCAATGTGCCCCTCTCCATCTCCCGG CTCACTCCTGGAGGTAAAGCTGCGCAGGCCGGCGTGGCCGTGGGCGACTGGGTGCTGAGTATCGATGGTGAGAATGCGGGGGGCCTCACACACATCGAAGCCCAGAACAAGATCCGTGCCTGTGGGGAGCGCCTCAGCCTGGGTCTCAGCAG gGCCCAGCCGCCTCAGAGCAAACCGCAGAAG GTGCAGACCCCTGACAA ACAGCCGCTCCGACCGCTGGTCCCAGATGCCAGCAAGCAGCGGCTGATGGAGGACACGGAGGACTGGCGGCCGAGGCCTGGGACAGGCCAGTCCCGTTCCTTCCGCATTCTCGCCCACCTCACGGGCACCGAGTTCA TGCAAGACCCGGATGAGGAGCATCTGAAGAAATCAAG CCAGGTGCCCAGGACAgaagccccagccccagcttcaGCTACACCCCAGGAACCCTGGCCTG GCCctaccacccccagccccaccagccgcccgccctgggctgtgGACCCTGCATTCGCCGAGCGCTACGCCCCGGACAAGACCAGCACGGTGCTGACCCGGCACACCCAGCCAGCCACACCCACGCCCATGCAGAACCGCACCTCCATTGTGCAAGCTGCCTCTGGAGGGGGCCCTGGAGGCGGCGGTGGCAGCAATGGCAAGACTCCCGTGTGCCACCAGTGCCACAAGGTCATCCG GGGCCGCTACCTGGTGGCGCTGGGCCACGCATACCACCCCGAGGAGTTTGTGTGCAGTCAGTGTGGGAAGGTCCTGGAAGAGGGTGGCTTCTTCGAGGAAAAGGGCGCCATCTTCTGCCCGCCCTGCTATGACGTGCGCTATGCACCCAGCTGTGCCAAATGCAAGAAGAAGATCACTGGC GAGATCATGCACGCCCTGAAGATGACCTGGCACGTGCATTGCTTCACCTGTGCGGCCTGCAAGACACCCATTCGGAATAGGGCCTTCTATATGGAGGAGGGGGCCCCCTACTGCGAGCGAG ACTATGAGAAGATGTTTGGCACAAAATGCCGAGGCTGTGACTTCAAGATCGATGCCGGGGACCGCTTCCTGGAGGCGCTGGGCTTCAGCTGGCACGATACATGCTTCGTGTGCGCG ATATGTCAGATCAACCTGGAAGGAAAGACTTTCTACTCCAAGAAGGACAAGCCCCTTTGCAAGAGCCACGCCTTCTCCCACGTGTGA
- the PDLIM7 gene encoding PDZ and LIM domain protein 7 isoform X4 codes for MDSFKVVLEGPAPWGFRLQGGKDFNVPLSISRLTPGGKAAQAGVAVGDWVLSIDGENAGGLTHIEAQNKIRACGERLSLGLSRAQPPQSKPQKALAPAADPPRYTFAPSASLNKTARPFGAPQPADGAPQQNGQPLRPLVPDASKQRLMEDTEDWRPRPGTGQSRSFRILAHLTGTEFMQDPDEEHLKKSRPYHPQPHQPPALGCGPCIRRALRPGQDQHGADPAHPASHTHAHAEPHLHCASCLWRGPWRRRWQQWQDSRVPPVPQGHPEIMHALKMTWHVHCFTCAACKTPIRNRAFYMEEGAPYCERDYEKMFGTKCRGCDFKIDAGDRFLEALGFSWHDTCFVCAICQINLEGKTFYSKKDKPLCKSHAFSHV; via the exons ATGGATTCCTTCAAGGTGGTGCTAGAGGGGCCAGCACCTTGGGGCTTCCGGCTGCAGGGGGGCAAGGACTTCAATGTGCCCCTCTCCATCTCCCGG CTCACTCCTGGAGGTAAAGCTGCGCAGGCCGGCGTGGCCGTGGGCGACTGGGTGCTGAGTATCGATGGTGAGAATGCGGGGGGCCTCACACACATCGAAGCCCAGAACAAGATCCGTGCCTGTGGGGAGCGCCTCAGCCTGGGTCTCAGCAG gGCCCAGCCGCCTCAGAGCAAACCGCAGAAG GCCCTGGCCCCAGCCGCGGACCCCCCGCGGTACACCTTTGCACCCAGCGCCTCCCTCAACAAGACGGCCCGGCCCTTCGGGGCCCCCCAGCCCGCTGACGGCGCCCCGCAGCAGAATGG ACAGCCGCTCCGACCGCTGGTCCCAGATGCCAGCAAGCAGCGGCTGATGGAGGACACGGAGGACTGGCGGCCGAGGCCTGGGACAGGCCAGTCCCGTTCCTTCCGCATTCTCGCCCACCTCACGGGCACCGAGTTCA TGCAAGACCCGGATGAGGAGCATCTGAAGAAATCAAG GCCctaccacccccagccccaccagccgcccgccctgggctgtgGACCCTGCATTCGCCGAGCGCTACGCCCCGGACAAGACCAGCACGGTGCTGACCCGGCACACCCAGCCAGCCACACCCACGCCCATGCAGAACCGCACCTCCATTGTGCAAGCTGCCTCTGGAGGGGGCCCTGGAGGCGGCGGTGGCAGCAATGGCAAGACTCCCGTGTGCCACCAGTGCCACAAGGTCATCCG GAGATCATGCACGCCCTGAAGATGACCTGGCACGTGCATTGCTTCACCTGTGCGGCCTGCAAGACACCCATTCGGAATAGGGCCTTCTATATGGAGGAGGGGGCCCCCTACTGCGAGCGAG ACTATGAGAAGATGTTTGGCACAAAATGCCGAGGCTGTGACTTCAAGATCGATGCCGGGGACCGCTTCCTGGAGGCGCTGGGCTTCAGCTGGCACGATACATGCTTCGTGTGCGCG ATATGTCAGATCAACCTGGAAGGAAAGACTTTCTACTCCAAGAAGGACAAGCCCCTTTGCAAGAGCCACGCCTTCTCCCACGTGTGA
- the PDLIM7 gene encoding PDZ and LIM domain protein 7 isoform X1 — protein MDSFKVVLEGPAPWGFRLQGGKDFNVPLSISRLTPGGKAAQAGVAVGDWVLSIDGENAGGLTHIEAQNKIRACGERLSLGLSRAQPPQSKPQKALAPAADPPRYTFAPSASLNKTARPFGAPQPADGAPQQNGQPLRPLVPDASKQRLMEDTEDWRPRPGTGQSRSFRILAHLTGTEFMQDPDEEHLKKSSQVPRTEAPAPASATPQEPWPGPTTPSPTSRPPWAVDPAFAERYAPDKTSTVLTRHTQPATPTPMQNRTSIVQAASGGGPGGGGGSNGKTPVCHQCHKVIRGRYLVALGHAYHPEEFVCSQCGKVLEEGGFFEEKGAIFCPPCYDVRYAPSCAKCKKKITGEIMHALKMTWHVHCFTCAACKTPIRNRAFYMEEGAPYCERDYEKMFGTKCRGCDFKIDAGDRFLEALGFSWHDTCFVCAICQINLEGKTFYSKKDKPLCKSHAFSHV, from the exons ATGGATTCCTTCAAGGTGGTGCTAGAGGGGCCAGCACCTTGGGGCTTCCGGCTGCAGGGGGGCAAGGACTTCAATGTGCCCCTCTCCATCTCCCGG CTCACTCCTGGAGGTAAAGCTGCGCAGGCCGGCGTGGCCGTGGGCGACTGGGTGCTGAGTATCGATGGTGAGAATGCGGGGGGCCTCACACACATCGAAGCCCAGAACAAGATCCGTGCCTGTGGGGAGCGCCTCAGCCTGGGTCTCAGCAG gGCCCAGCCGCCTCAGAGCAAACCGCAGAAG GCCCTGGCCCCAGCCGCGGACCCCCCGCGGTACACCTTTGCACCCAGCGCCTCCCTCAACAAGACGGCCCGGCCCTTCGGGGCCCCCCAGCCCGCTGACGGCGCCCCGCAGCAGAATGG ACAGCCGCTCCGACCGCTGGTCCCAGATGCCAGCAAGCAGCGGCTGATGGAGGACACGGAGGACTGGCGGCCGAGGCCTGGGACAGGCCAGTCCCGTTCCTTCCGCATTCTCGCCCACCTCACGGGCACCGAGTTCA TGCAAGACCCGGATGAGGAGCATCTGAAGAAATCAAG CCAGGTGCCCAGGACAgaagccccagccccagcttcaGCTACACCCCAGGAACCCTGGCCTG GCCctaccacccccagccccaccagccgcccgccctgggctgtgGACCCTGCATTCGCCGAGCGCTACGCCCCGGACAAGACCAGCACGGTGCTGACCCGGCACACCCAGCCAGCCACACCCACGCCCATGCAGAACCGCACCTCCATTGTGCAAGCTGCCTCTGGAGGGGGCCCTGGAGGCGGCGGTGGCAGCAATGGCAAGACTCCCGTGTGCCACCAGTGCCACAAGGTCATCCG GGGCCGCTACCTGGTGGCGCTGGGCCACGCATACCACCCCGAGGAGTTTGTGTGCAGTCAGTGTGGGAAGGTCCTGGAAGAGGGTGGCTTCTTCGAGGAAAAGGGCGCCATCTTCTGCCCGCCCTGCTATGACGTGCGCTATGCACCCAGCTGTGCCAAATGCAAGAAGAAGATCACTGGC GAGATCATGCACGCCCTGAAGATGACCTGGCACGTGCATTGCTTCACCTGTGCGGCCTGCAAGACACCCATTCGGAATAGGGCCTTCTATATGGAGGAGGGGGCCCCCTACTGCGAGCGAG ACTATGAGAAGATGTTTGGCACAAAATGCCGAGGCTGTGACTTCAAGATCGATGCCGGGGACCGCTTCCTGGAGGCGCTGGGCTTCAGCTGGCACGATACATGCTTCGTGTGCGCG ATATGTCAGATCAACCTGGAAGGAAAGACTTTCTACTCCAAGAAGGACAAGCCCCTTTGCAAGAGCCACGCCTTCTCCCACGTGTGA